The Brasilonema sennae CENA114 genome includes a region encoding these proteins:
- the murG gene encoding undecaprenyldiphospho-muramoylpentapeptide beta-N-acetylglucosaminyltransferase — protein sequence MVETPIRLLIAASGTGGHVFPAIALAEHLRDYQIEWLGVPNRLETQLVPKQYRLNTIGVEGFQQGFGISSLRVLGKLIGSILEVRKLLRQGNFQGVFTTGGYIAGPAVIAARSLGLPVILHEANALPGKVTRFLGPWCSAVAVGFEVASEHLPRVKTIYTSTPVRSQFLSEEIEASLDLPIPKDVPVIVVFGGSQGAVAINKLVRQSANAWFDAGAWVVHLTGDNDPEAETLKHPQYISLPFYDNMAALLRRANLAITRSGAGSLTEMAVCGTPAILIPYPFAAEDHQTYNAKVFTSVGAASLFKQSELTVQVLQSQVLKLLQHPEELRKMREAAKAIAVPDSAEKLAKLVREVVEM from the coding sequence ATGGTAGAAACTCCTATACGGTTACTAATAGCTGCTAGTGGAACGGGCGGACATGTGTTTCCGGCGATCGCACTAGCTGAGCACTTGAGGGATTATCAAATCGAATGGCTTGGTGTCCCCAATCGATTAGAAACTCAGCTTGTTCCCAAACAGTATCGATTGAATACTATTGGAGTTGAAGGTTTTCAGCAAGGTTTTGGAATTTCTTCACTTCGCGTTTTGGGAAAACTGATTGGTTCAATTTTAGAGGTCAGGAAACTTTTACGACAAGGAAACTTTCAGGGAGTGTTCACCACAGGTGGTTACATTGCTGGACCGGCTGTTATTGCAGCGCGTTCCTTGGGTTTACCTGTCATTCTCCACGAAGCCAACGCCTTACCAGGTAAAGTGACTCGCTTTTTAGGACCTTGGTGTAGTGCAGTGGCGGTGGGTTTTGAAGTCGCTTCTGAGCACTTGCCTCGCGTCAAAACAATTTACACTAGTACTCCGGTGCGTTCTCAATTTTTGTCAGAAGAAATTGAAGCATCCTTGGATCTCCCGATTCCTAAAGACGTTCCTGTGATCGTTGTCTTTGGTGGTAGCCAGGGAGCAGTTGCGATCAATAAGCTGGTGCGACAGTCTGCCAATGCTTGGTTTGATGCTGGTGCTTGGGTTGTGCATTTGACAGGCGATAATGATCCTGAGGCTGAAACTTTGAAACATCCTCAGTATATTTCCTTACCATTTTATGATAACATGGCTGCGTTGCTACGACGAGCAAATTTAGCAATTACTCGTTCTGGAGCAGGTAGTTTAACGGAGATGGCGGTGTGCGGAACACCAGCAATTTTGATTCCGTACCCATTTGCAGCAGAAGACCATCAAACTTACAATGCAAAAGTTTTTACTTCAGTTGGTGCGGCGAGTCTGTTTAAGCAATCAGAATTGACGGTCCAGGTGTTGCAAAGTCAGGTTTTGAAGTTGTTGCAGCATCCGGAAGAACTGCGAAAGATGAGGGAGGCGGCGAAGGCGATCGCAGTTCCTGATAGTGCAGAAAAATTAGCAAAGTTAGTGCGTGAGGTGGTGGAAATGTAG
- a CDS encoding serine hydrolase domain-containing protein: protein MAQSQKALLHQMHINLENTLQAQLNQSLHFTSCMGVNVAINDEKHGVWLGSSGFSDLDANKPLDVNRSFYIYSITKTFVSVCLLRLAQDRLLNLDDPLTKWLPRMPFDDTVTLRRLLNHTSGVPSYTSLKDYLPAVCENPSVPWTHNKVAKLTCTGKLDFKPGEKWSYSNTGYMLLYEVIEAATSKSFAQALEDNVFSVLDLQNTYVAHDVDTKGVLTPGYCRYLNSERIMENVIPRYHPDWCATGLIASTPEEVVKFFDGLFSGKLLVSKQLEQMLTLVPTGTREPWYQKHCYGLGIMADPESKYGEKYGHGGDGPGYNLWAMHIPNFHGRKLTLAVFCNTSLIAHPYAMVNDLLRVLEAA from the coding sequence TTGGCTCAAAGTCAAAAAGCACTACTTCATCAGATGCATATCAATTTAGAAAATACTTTACAAGCACAACTCAACCAATCCCTTCACTTCACAAGCTGCATGGGTGTGAATGTCGCCATCAATGATGAGAAACATGGAGTCTGGTTGGGAAGCAGTGGTTTCTCAGATCTTGATGCCAACAAACCTCTTGATGTCAATCGCTCATTTTATATTTACAGCATTACCAAAACCTTTGTTTCCGTTTGCTTATTGCGTTTAGCTCAGGATAGGTTGTTAAATTTAGATGATCCACTGACAAAATGGTTACCCCGAATGCCATTTGATGATACTGTCACCTTGCGTCGGTTGTTAAATCACACCAGTGGAGTACCGAGTTACACCAGCTTAAAAGATTATTTGCCTGCTGTTTGTGAGAATCCTTCCGTTCCTTGGACACATAATAAAGTTGCTAAATTAACCTGTACAGGAAAACTCGATTTTAAACCGGGAGAAAAATGGAGTTATTCAAACACAGGGTATATGTTGCTGTATGAAGTGATTGAAGCTGCTACCAGTAAGAGTTTTGCCCAAGCGTTAGAAGACAACGTGTTTTCAGTATTGGATTTACAAAATACTTATGTTGCTCATGATGTTGACACAAAAGGTGTTTTGACACCTGGTTATTGTCGATACTTAAATTCAGAACGAATCATGGAGAATGTGATTCCTCGTTATCATCCAGATTGGTGTGCAACAGGACTCATTGCTTCTACGCCTGAAGAAGTTGTGAAATTTTTTGACGGTCTTTTCTCTGGTAAACTATTGGTTTCCAAACAATTAGAGCAGATGCTCACCCTTGTACCCACTGGTACCCGCGAGCCTTGGTATCAAAAACATTGCTATGGTTTAGGAATAATGGCAGATCCTGAATCCAAGTATGGTGAGAAGTATGGTCATGGTGGAGATGGCCCAGGCTATAATTTGTGGGCAATGCATATACCGAATTTTCACGGGCGCAAACTGACGTTAGCAGTTTTTTGTAATACTTCTCTCATCGCTCATCCTTATGCAATGGTCAATGATTTATTGCGTGTTCTTGAAGCTGCATAG
- a CDS encoding VOC family protein, whose translation MNLIRFEHINVSCKNLETTKKFYQILFPDWYVRAEGVFEGRNWMHFGDNQFYLALNDRNSQERVHTAYENIGINHTGFVIKDGEAMKKLLDTENIEYYTMTAPETKHRIYVNDPDGNEIELVEYNPEYELK comes from the coding sequence ATGAATCTTATTCGTTTTGAACATATCAACGTTTCTTGCAAAAATCTTGAAACAACCAAGAAGTTTTATCAAATCCTATTTCCTGATTGGTATGTACGCGCCGAGGGGGTGTTTGAAGGTAGAAACTGGATGCATTTTGGAGATAATCAATTTTATCTTGCTCTCAATGATCGAAATAGCCAAGAGCGTGTACATACAGCCTATGAAAACATTGGCATAAACCATACTGGCTTTGTGATTAAAGACGGCGAAGCTATGAAAAAATTGCTCGATACCGAGAACATTGAATATTACACAATGACAGCGCCTGAAACAAAGCACAGAATTTATGTCAACGATCCAGATGGAAATGAGATTGAGTTAGTTGAATATAACCCTGAGTATGAATTGAAATAG
- a CDS encoding nuclear transport factor 2 family protein, whose amino-acid sequence MPNFASFLHKRQTMLQPTRLLVFSLLTLSLFTSWKTAQATTPQQLVQAGQPGRQSPRSGDPPAVLAPQPSSASQNAPSQVKNLLAQIDAAASQKNIKGVMQFYSPNFVNGDGLTRQNMEKALAAFWQRYPQLKYTTQVESWKSQGNGFVAETVTNITGVPSTRSENAAFNATIRSRQQIAGGKITRQDILAERTQLTSGAKPPKVDFKLPQQVKVGQQFNVDAIVQEPLGDEYLLGTALEEPIKPEKLLTATPVDLELLSSGGIFKVGRAPSVPGSQWVSAVIMRGDGMVMITQRIQVVKN is encoded by the coding sequence ATGCCAAATTTTGCTTCCTTTTTACACAAACGTCAAACAATGCTGCAACCTACTCGCTTACTAGTTTTTTCTTTGCTTACACTAAGTTTATTCACAAGTTGGAAAACTGCTCAAGCCACTACACCACAGCAGTTGGTACAAGCCGGGCAACCCGGACGCCAGAGCCCTAGGTCGGGAGATCCTCCTGCAGTACTGGCTCCCCAACCCAGTAGCGCCTCTCAAAATGCACCCTCTCAAGTCAAAAACTTATTGGCGCAAATTGATGCAGCCGCAAGTCAGAAGAATATCAAAGGCGTCATGCAGTTCTACAGTCCCAACTTCGTTAATGGAGATGGCTTAACTCGTCAGAATATGGAGAAAGCTTTAGCTGCATTTTGGCAGCGATACCCCCAATTGAAATATACTACCCAGGTAGAATCTTGGAAATCTCAAGGTAATGGTTTTGTCGCCGAAACAGTGACTAATATAACTGGTGTTCCCTCTACCAGGAGTGAAAACGCGGCATTCAATGCGACAATTAGGTCCCGCCAGCAGATTGCAGGAGGCAAAATTACCCGCCAAGACATTTTGGCTGAACGCACTCAATTGACTTCCGGTGCCAAGCCACCTAAAGTAGATTTCAAATTACCACAGCAGGTAAAAGTTGGTCAGCAGTTTAATGTTGACGCGATTGTCCAAGAACCTCTTGGTGATGAGTATCTATTAGGAACAGCGTTGGAAGAACCTATTAAACCAGAGAAATTGCTGACTGCCACACCTGTGGATTTAGAATTACTCTCATCTGGTGGAATTTTTAAAGTTGGACGCGCACCATCTGTCCCTGGTAGTCAATGGGTTTCTGCTGTGATCATGCGCGGAGACGGTATGGTGATGATCACTCAGCGCATACAGGTTGTCAAAAACTAA
- a CDS encoding eIF2A-related protein: MPEFKRSLAVVIGINHYVNGIPELKTAVNDAKQLALILEQKYQYQVLRLLDTEATKDKLTSLFTAFEEQTLTLPDGSKIHVEPNDRFLFYFAGHGFAQDGLDNADGPAGFLVLQDGQQDDRTWLPMQQLHDALVKLPCRHMLIILDCCFAGTFRWAGRNRQVVRAHKLYQERYDRFIAGCAHQVITSAADDEKAADYLYSFGQRGENQSHSPFAELLFKAFSGEADYTKDGVITATELYVYLRDNITSKQTPEICVLKRHDKGEYIFPVPGFDRNQLKPAPKLNEKTNPYKGLASFEEEDSDKFFGRTALIQKLQEFVTTHSLTVVLGASGAGKSSLVKAGLIPQLKKSQQQWRILPPIRPGDSPLRALNKMLLQENLPVVDKEAAIPGVKSVLAKLANWSQLNPNSKLLLVIDQCEELVTLCRNNTEREKFLSGLAEAIGASPEQLRLVLTLRNDFEPQLSDTALKQYWTSARFLVPGMKRQELRQAIVEPATARVMFFEPPTLVDQLIDEVMLMPGTLPLLSFTLSELYLKYIQSVRKGTRSDRAIAQADYEELGGVTRSLTQKADFEYEQLQKRDQAYTLVIKQVMLRMVAVDGGELARRKVLLSELEYPSDKNEHVQEVIRQFTDARLLVKGEDSEGNCYVEPAHDALVRGWQKLLVWKQQQPETIILQRRLTPAALEWNSNQPTTFHWTPNPRNWFEQFWKRKRQAGFLWDRNPRLDFLQQVLDSTDNWFNKVETEFVQRSLQRQRHNRRKTIGLVATGFAVVLGFAGFQWYQNQVAQIKTLTASSKELFASDQKFDALIEGIKAGEKLKRAIGVDPDTKFEALTALQQAVYWVRERNRLEGQSGDFLSIAWSADGKLLASGNNDGSIKLWSFDGKKFKTINGHKGAVGSVSFSPDGKMLASGSADRTIKLWSLDGKELRTIKGHSDQVRSVNFSPDGKMLASGSDDGTIKLWNDGKELRTLKGHSSAVLSVSFSPDGKMLASGSYDGMIKLWNDGKELKTLKGHNRDVESLSFSPDGKMLASGSSDKTVILWKTVDGKKLRTLKGHSDSVRSVVWSPDGKMLTSASIDKTVILWSPEGNILRTIKNSTWVESAAWNPDGKMLAWRTVDGTIKLWTFEGKELKTLTGHHDVVRSVNFSPNGKMLASGSDDKSVKLWNLEGKELPGIKQGHSGKVYSVAWSPDGKMLASGSEDNSVKLWSLVNHGKEWNHEENDAVRSVSFSPDGKLLASTSGTTIKLRSKDGNEIRTLKGHDNEIWSVSFSHDSKMLASGSRDGTIKLWSLTNRKVETLRGHSGEVRSVAWSPDDKLLVSGGKDSTIKLWSIENRKQLWIHHVEGDGVHSVSFSPDGKLLASASDNGTVQLWNLEGKELMRLTGHSSGVRSISWSPDGKLLASASNDKTLLLWNLELLDLDMVLKRGCEWIHDYLKTNPNVTKEDRHLCDDIRISRSHN; the protein is encoded by the coding sequence ATGCCTGAGTTTAAACGCAGTCTGGCAGTTGTTATCGGTATCAATCACTATGTCAATGGCATCCCGGAACTCAAAACTGCTGTCAATGATGCTAAGCAACTTGCCCTGATCTTGGAGCAAAAGTATCAATACCAAGTTCTACGATTGTTAGATACAGAAGCAACTAAGGACAAACTCACCAGTCTGTTTACAGCTTTTGAGGAGCAAACCCTTACTTTACCCGATGGCAGTAAAATCCACGTTGAACCTAATGATCGATTCCTGTTCTACTTTGCCGGACACGGCTTCGCCCAAGATGGACTAGACAATGCCGATGGACCAGCAGGTTTCCTCGTGCTTCAAGATGGGCAACAAGATGACAGGACTTGGCTACCTATGCAGCAACTGCACGATGCCTTAGTCAAACTGCCGTGCCGTCATATGTTGATTATCCTTGACTGCTGCTTTGCTGGTACTTTCCGGTGGGCAGGACGCAATAGACAAGTGGTGCGAGCGCACAAACTCTATCAGGAACGCTATGATCGCTTTATTGCTGGTTGCGCTCACCAGGTGATTACCTCAGCCGCCGATGACGAGAAAGCCGCAGATTACCTGTATAGTTTTGGGCAGCGGGGCGAGAATCAATCTCACTCTCCCTTTGCAGAACTTCTTTTTAAGGCATTCAGCGGAGAGGCAGATTATACCAAGGATGGTGTGATCACTGCAACTGAACTCTACGTCTATTTGCGCGACAACATAACTAGCAAACAGACTCCCGAAATCTGTGTACTTAAGAGGCATGACAAAGGGGAGTACATTTTTCCCGTTCCTGGTTTTGACCGCAATCAATTAAAACCAGCCCCCAAACTAAATGAAAAAACTAACCCGTACAAGGGATTAGCGTCGTTTGAAGAAGAAGACAGCGATAAGTTCTTTGGTAGAACTGCTTTGATCCAAAAGCTACAAGAATTTGTCACGACGCATTCATTAACGGTTGTGCTAGGCGCTTCCGGTGCGGGTAAGTCGAGTTTGGTCAAAGCCGGATTGATTCCTCAGTTGAAGAAAAGTCAGCAACAGTGGCGCATCCTCCCTCCTATCCGCCCCGGAGACTCCCCCTTGAGGGCTTTGAATAAAATGCTGCTTCAAGAAAACTTGCCAGTTGTTGATAAAGAAGCGGCTATTCCCGGAGTAAAAAGCGTGCTGGCAAAATTGGCGAATTGGAGTCAGCTTAATCCCAACTCCAAGCTGCTGCTGGTCATCGACCAGTGTGAAGAATTAGTCACCCTATGCCGCAATAACACTGAGCGAGAGAAGTTTCTGAGCGGCTTGGCAGAGGCAATCGGGGCAAGTCCCGAGCAGTTACGCCTGGTGCTAACACTGCGAAATGACTTTGAACCGCAATTAAGCGATACTGCCTTAAAGCAGTATTGGACATCAGCTCGGTTTCTCGTACCGGGGATGAAGCGGCAAGAATTGCGGCAAGCAATCGTGGAACCAGCTACTGCCAGAGTGATGTTTTTTGAGCCACCCACTTTGGTAGACCAGTTAATTGATGAGGTCATGCTGATGCCGGGAACGCTGCCGTTGCTGTCGTTTACCCTAAGTGAGCTTTACCTCAAGTATATTCAAAGTGTTAGGAAGGGGACAAGGAGCGATCGCGCGATCGCTCAAGCAGATTATGAAGAACTGGGTGGCGTTACGCGCAGCCTCACCCAAAAAGCTGACTTTGAATATGAGCAGTTACAAAAGCGCGATCAAGCTTATACACTTGTTATTAAGCAGGTGATGCTGCGGATGGTGGCAGTAGATGGTGGTGAGTTGGCTCGTAGAAAAGTACTCTTGTCTGAACTGGAGTATCCTTCAGACAAAAATGAGCATGTGCAGGAGGTGATTCGGCAATTTACCGACGCACGGCTGCTAGTCAAAGGTGAAGATAGCGAGGGAAACTGCTATGTTGAACCTGCTCATGATGCCTTAGTACGGGGATGGCAAAAGCTGTTGGTTTGGAAACAACAACAGCCGGAGACTATAATTCTACAACGGCGGTTGACACCTGCTGCTCTGGAATGGAACAGCAACCAACCAACAACGTTTCATTGGACTCCCAATCCGCGTAATTGGTTCGAGCAGTTTTGGAAAAGAAAGCGACAGGCAGGCTTTCTTTGGGATCGTAATCCACGTCTCGATTTCTTGCAGCAGGTACTTGATTCAACTGACAACTGGTTCAACAAGGTAGAAACTGAGTTTGTGCAACGCAGTCTCCAGCGCCAGCGCCACAACCGCCGCAAGACAATTGGCTTGGTGGCGACAGGGTTCGCCGTCGTGTTGGGATTTGCTGGTTTTCAGTGGTATCAGAACCAAGTGGCTCAGATTAAAACCCTAACTGCATCTTCAAAAGAACTTTTTGCCTCAGACCAAAAGTTTGATGCATTGATAGAAGGTATAAAAGCAGGGGAAAAACTAAAAAGGGCAATTGGAGTAGATCCTGATACTAAGTTTGAGGCTTTGACTGCATTACAGCAGGCAGTTTACTGGGTGAGAGAGCGCAACCGCTTGGAAGGGCAAAGCGGTGATTTCCTGAGCATAGCTTGGAGCGCTGATGGTAAACTGCTAGCATCGGGGAATAATGACGGCAGCATCAAACTCTGGAGTTTTGACGGCAAGAAATTCAAGACGATCAACGGGCATAAGGGTGCCGTTGGTAGCGTCAGTTTTAGCCCTGATGGTAAGATGCTAGCATCGGGGAGTGCCGATCGCACCATCAAACTCTGGAGCCTTGACGGCAAGGAACTGAGGACGATCAAAGGGCATAGCGATCAAGTCAGGAGCGTTAACTTCAGCCCTGATGGTAAGATGCTAGCTTCCGGAAGTGATGACGGCACCATCAAACTTTGGAATGACGGCAAGGAACTGAGAACGCTCAAAGGGCATAGCTCTGCGGTTCTTAGCGTCAGCTTCAGTCCTGATGGCAAGATGCTAGCTTCGGGGAGTTATGACGGCATGATCAAACTCTGGAATGACGGCAAAGAACTCAAAACGCTTAAAGGGCATAATCGAGATGTCGAGAGCCTCAGCTTCAGCCCCGACGGCAAGATGCTGGCTTCGGGGAGTTCTGACAAAACCGTCATACTCTGGAAAACGGTAGATGGCAAGAAACTGAGGACGCTCAAAGGGCATAGCGATTCTGTTAGGAGCGTAGTTTGGAGTCCCGACGGCAAGATGTTGACTTCGGCGAGTATTGACAAAACCGTCATACTCTGGAGTCCTGAAGGCAATATCCTCAGGACTATTAAAAATAGTACTTGGGTCGAAAGCGCTGCTTGGAATCCCGACGGCAAAATGCTGGCTTGGCGAACTGTTGACGGAACCATCAAACTTTGGACTTTTGAGGGCAAGGAACTTAAAACTCTTACAGGGCATCACGATGTGGTCAGGAGCGTCAACTTTAGCCCTAATGGCAAGATGCTGGCTTCGGGGAGTGATGACAAGAGTGTCAAACTCTGGAATCTTGAGGGTAAGGAATTGCCGGGGATTAAACAAGGGCATAGCGGAAAGGTTTATAGTGTCGCTTGGAGTCCCGACGGCAAGATGCTGGCTTCGGGAAGTGAGGACAATAGTGTCAAACTCTGGAGCTTGGTGAACCACGGCAAAGAATGGAACCACGAAGAGAATGATGCGGTCAGAAGTGTCAGCTTTAGCCCCGATGGTAAGCTGTTAGCTTCGACGAGTGGCACTACCATCAAACTTAGGAGCAAAGACGGTAACGAAATCAGGACACTCAAAGGGCATGACAATGAAATTTGGAGCGTCAGCTTCAGTCATGACAGCAAGATGTTGGCTTCGGGAAGTCGCGATGGCACCATCAAACTCTGGAGCTTAACAAACCGCAAGGTGGAGACGCTTAGGGGGCATAGCGGTGAAGTCAGGAGCGTCGCTTGGAGTCCCGATGACAAGCTCCTAGTTTCGGGAGGTAAGGACAGCACCATCAAACTCTGGAGTATCGAGAACCGCAAGCAACTCTGGATCCATCATGTAGAAGGTGACGGGGTTCACAGCGTCAGTTTTAGCCCCGACGGCAAACTACTGGCTTCAGCAAGTGATAACGGCACTGTCCAACTCTGGAACCTTGAGGGTAAGGAATTGATGAGACTCACAGGGCATAGCAGTGGGGTTAGGAGTATATCTTGGAGTCCCGACGGTAAGCTGCTGGCTTCAGCTAGTAATGACAAAACCTTGCTGCTGTGGAACTTGGAGCTATTGGATCTAGATATGGTATTGAAGCGCGGGTGTGAATGGATACATGATTATTTGAAGACCAACCCTAATGTCACAAAGGAAGATCGTCATCTGTGCGATGACATTAGAATTTCCCGTTCACATAATTGA
- a CDS encoding cytochrome P450: MFQNIAAQIAFSDSFPYLVTVSGVTSIAVIFGWRWWKQKNTYKSLDSLPSPPRHWLLGNVPQILAAVKQKKYFQLLFDWSQQLGPMYVFWTGNPVLVLSKPKVIEDTIVNGMRDGSLVRSQRASKAWNDISGPILLGQNGTEWQWRRKAWNPEFSSSSLFKYVEIISQACEQVIDTLKETAPPKEVQVDPLFVELTMRVICCLVLGIPVDKKSTSHEGPPLEVLKVYEAMSVVGYRFLRVATGEKRWMKYLPTKNSRDYWAARRFLEEFITPRVDLALQMREQNKTELPQVSPLFQESMLVKIAAKEPKYNRETLIAETIELLIAGTDTTAHTLSFAVAELTLNQRVFQHAQAVVDQACQSRSGINTETLKELAYVRAIIKETLRLYSVASGSTSLEAQRDIVIEGKLIPRGTKVFWSMLAAGRDPEVYPQSEEFLPERWLDKSKESSLLPMIDFGSGYHRCLGEHLSMLEATVMLALLLRYFDWELVNGRSSVEQLQQNLLIYPSDRMPVRFRLRK, encoded by the coding sequence ATGTTCCAAAACATTGCTGCTCAGATTGCTTTTTCTGACTCATTTCCATATTTAGTTACAGTCTCAGGTGTTACTAGCATAGCGGTCATATTTGGCTGGCGCTGGTGGAAACAAAAGAACACTTACAAATCTCTAGACTCGCTTCCCTCTCCTCCCAGACACTGGCTGTTAGGAAATGTCCCTCAAATATTAGCAGCAGTAAAACAGAAGAAATACTTCCAATTATTGTTTGATTGGAGCCAGCAGCTAGGACCAATGTATGTCTTCTGGACTGGCAATCCAGTTCTGGTTTTGAGTAAGCCAAAAGTTATTGAAGACACTATTGTAAATGGGATGAGAGACGGGAGCCTAGTTAGGTCCCAGAGAGCGAGCAAAGCTTGGAACGATATCAGTGGGCCGATTCTTCTCGGTCAAAACGGGACTGAGTGGCAGTGGCGACGCAAGGCTTGGAACCCCGAATTTAGTTCTAGCAGTCTGTTCAAATATGTTGAGATTATTAGCCAAGCTTGCGAACAAGTCATCGACACACTTAAAGAAACCGCTCCACCAAAAGAAGTTCAGGTAGATCCTCTGTTTGTAGAACTGACGATGAGGGTGATTTGCTGTCTAGTACTGGGGATTCCTGTAGATAAAAAGAGCACCAGTCATGAAGGACCACCCCTCGAAGTTCTCAAGGTATACGAGGCAATGTCTGTTGTAGGCTATCGCTTCCTACGGGTAGCTACTGGCGAGAAGAGATGGATGAAATATTTGCCAACTAAAAATTCACGAGATTATTGGGCAGCAAGGCGATTTTTAGAGGAGTTTATTACTCCCAGAGTAGACTTAGCTTTACAGATGAGAGAACAAAACAAAACCGAGCTACCACAGGTAAGTCCTTTGTTCCAAGAATCAATGTTAGTGAAAATAGCCGCCAAAGAACCGAAATACAATCGGGAAACACTCATAGCAGAAACTATAGAATTGTTAATAGCTGGTACTGACACTACAGCTCATACTTTATCCTTTGCAGTAGCAGAGTTGACCTTAAATCAAAGGGTTTTTCAGCATGCACAGGCTGTAGTTGACCAAGCTTGCCAAAGTCGAAGTGGCATTAATACAGAAACCCTAAAAGAACTGGCTTACGTTCGCGCTATTATCAAGGAGACTTTGCGCCTTTATTCAGTTGCCTCCGGCTCGACTTCATTGGAAGCTCAACGTGACATTGTTATTGAAGGTAAGCTTATTCCTCGTGGTACGAAAGTATTCTGGTCAATGCTTGCTGCTGGACGAGATCCAGAAGTCTATCCTCAGAGCGAAGAATTTTTGCCGGAGCGTTGGTTAGACAAGAGTAAGGAAAGTAGTTTACTTCCAATGATAGACTTTGGCTCAGGTTATCATCGTTGCTTAGGAGAGCATCTGTCAATGCTGGAAGCAACGGTGATGCTGGCATTATTGTTGCGCTACTTCGACTGGGAGTTAGTTAACGGTCGTTCATCTGTGGAACAGTTACAGCAGAACCTTTTGATTTATCCATCCGACAGAATGCCGGTGCGTTTTAGGTTGAGAAAGTAG
- a CDS encoding SDR family oxidoreductase encodes MLSIQNQIVLITGASSGIGAACAKVFANAGAKLILAARRLERLQELADEVSKNFTTDIHLVQLDVRDRTAVESAISTLPPSWSEIDILINNAGLSRGLDKLHEGDFQDWEEMIDTNIKGLLYLTRYVVPGMVKRDRGHVVNIGSIAGHQTYPSGNVYCGTKAAVRAISEGLKQDLLGTPIRVSSVDPGMVETEFSDVRFHGDSDRANKVYQGVKPLTPDDVADVVFFCVTRPSHVNINEVVLMPVDQASATLVNRRN; translated from the coding sequence ATGCTTTCTATTCAAAATCAAATTGTTTTGATCACTGGTGCAAGCAGTGGTATCGGTGCTGCTTGTGCCAAAGTATTCGCAAATGCAGGTGCAAAACTTATTTTAGCCGCACGACGGTTGGAGCGGTTGCAGGAGTTAGCAGATGAAGTCAGCAAAAACTTTACAACTGACATTCATTTGGTACAACTGGATGTGCGCGATCGCACTGCTGTAGAATCTGCTATCTCAACCCTACCCCCCTCCTGGTCTGAAATAGACATCTTAATCAACAACGCTGGTCTGAGTCGCGGTTTAGACAAACTCCACGAAGGCGACTTCCAAGACTGGGAAGAAATGATTGATACCAATATCAAGGGTTTGCTGTACCTGACGCGCTATGTTGTGCCTGGAATGGTGAAACGCGATCGCGGTCATGTCGTCAATATTGGTTCCATAGCCGGACATCAGACATATCCCAGTGGTAACGTCTATTGTGGCACCAAAGCCGCTGTCAGAGCTATTTCCGAAGGTTTGAAACAAGACCTGTTAGGAACCCCTATCCGCGTCAGTTCTGTTGACCCTGGTATGGTGGAAACAGAATTTAGCGATGTACGTTTTCATGGCGATAGCGATCGCGCCAACAAAGTTTACCAAGGAGTCAAGCCTCTGACTCCAGATGATGTTGCTGATGTCGTCTTTTTCTGCGTTACGCGACCAAGCCATGTAAATATCAACGAAGTTGTCCTTATGCCAGTTGATCAGGCTAGCGCTACCCTGGTGAATCGGCGAAATTAA